The Deltaproteobacteria bacterium genome includes the window TGCTCGGGCCGGGCCAGGAGATCTTCCTCGACCAGGGGCTTGGCTCCGCGCAGGCCGAAGACAAAGACTCGGCGCCAGAGTTCGCGGCCCATGCGGACCATGTCGATGAAGAGCTCGCTCAGGCCGTTCAGAAAAAAGACCAAGCCGAAGAGCCAGAGCCCGGCCTTGAGGACGATCAGAAGAACAGGCATGAATTCGAGGAGCATGGCCTAGTCTTCCCCTGGGCAGGAGCCGGCAAAGGATTCGGACGAAGAAAGCAGGAGGCCTTCGCCGCGAAGGAACCGTTTCGAGGCCAGAACGATGCGTTCGGCAGCCCGGCCATCGCCAAAGGGGTTGCCGGTTCGGCGCATGGCCTGCGAGGATTCGGATCCGGAAAGAATATCTTCAGCGGCCCGGGCGATGACCCCGGGGTCGGTACCCACCAGGCGGGCCTGTCCGCAGACCACGGCCTCGGGCCGTTCAGTGACCGACCGCAGGACCAGGACCGGAACCCCGAAGCTGGGGGCCTCCTCCTGGACACCGCCGGAGTCGGTCAGGATGAGTTCGGCCCGGTGCATGAGGCCGACGAATTCCAGATAGGGCACAGGAGGCAGAAGCAGGACCCGCTCATTGCCGCCGAGGACGGATTCCACGATCTGGCGGACGACCGGATTGGCATGGACCGGAATGACCGCGGCCGTGTCCGGATGTTCGTCCAGAATGGCGGCCACGGCCCGACAGATGCGCTCCAGGCCCGGCCCCCAGGATTCCCGGCGGTGGGAGGTGACCAGGATCATGCGCCGGTCGGCCAAAAAGGCGTCCAAATCAGTCTGGAGAGTTTCTGTCTGGGCGGCCATGTGCCGGAGGGCGTCGACCACGGTGTTGCCGGTGACCACGATCTGTTCGGCTGGGATGTTCTCGGCCCGGAGTTCCCTGGCCGCGGACTCGGTGGGCGCGAAGTGGATGTCGGCCAGGACCGAGACCAGCCGACGGTTGGCCTCCTCGGGAAAGGGGTTGTCCAGATCGTGGCTGCGCAGTCCGGCCTCGACGTGTCCCACTGGGACCCGGGCGTAGAAAGCGGCCAGGGTCGCGGAAAAAACCGAGGTGGTGTCACCCTGGACCAAGAGGAGGTCCGGCCGGTGGGCTTGCAATTCCTCAACCATGGCCTGGACCATGGCCGCAGTCATGTCGGCCAGGGTCTGGCCCGGCCGCATGACGGCCAGATCATGGTCGGGCTCGATGCCGAAGGAAGCCAGAATCGGCCCCAGCATGTCCCGGTGTTGGCCTGTGCTCAGGACCCGGACCTGGAAGGCTTCCGGATCGGCCCGGAATCCGGCGATGACCGGGGCCATCTTGACGGCCTCGGGCCTTGTGCCCAGAACGATGGTCAGGCGGTGTGGGGCCATGATGGAGTCCTTGTTCGGGTTGTTTTGAAAACCCGAGAATGGTTGTCACAGTGAGCTTATTAGAAAGGAAAATCATCATCGTAAACGATGGTTTCGTCAATGGTTTCGGTCGCGGGCTTTGTGGCCAGTTTGTGGATCGGTTTGGCCTCGACATAGATGGCCTTGAAGGGCTTGGTCGGGCAGGCAAATTCGCAGGCCCCGCAGCCGATGCAATACTCCGATTTTACTTCCGGGATGACCAGAGGCTTTTCGGCCGGGTTCGGGTAGGGAACCATGCGCACGGCCTTGGTCGGGCAATGCTCGGAGCAGGCCCCGCAATCGGTTTTGTCCGTGTGGACGACACAGTTTTCCTTGATGAATGTGGCCACCCCCAGCTGAGTGAGTTTCTTGTCTGTCGGCGCCAACGGGAGAATGGCCCCGCTTGGACAGATGTTCAGGCAGACGGTGCACTCGAAGTTGCAGAAGCCGGAGTGAAAATCCATCCTGGGCTGCATCATGCCGAAGAACCCGTATTCGAGAAGCGAGGGCGCCAAGACACGGGTCGGACAGGCGCTGACGCAGAGGTGGCAGGCGGTGCAGGTCGAGGTGAAGTGCTTGACGCTTTTGGATCCGGGGGGCGAGACCGGGCCGGTCATGGGGATGGGAATGGTCGTGGGTCGGGCTTGGACGATTTTTCGGGTCTGTTCGCCAAAGCCGGACACACCGGCAACCCACAGGGCCGAGTTGAGGATGAAGCCCCGTCGTTCCATTGCCAGCCCTTTTCCGGAGGACCGTCTCGGCCACCGGACTTCAAAGCGCAAGGCCTTGTCCCGGCAGACGGCCAGACAATTGTAGCAGGCGACGCAGCGACCGACATCCACCGTCTTTGTTTCCAGATTGATGCAGCCGGCCTTGCAGGCCCGCTCGCAGGCCCGGCATCCCCGGCAGGAGTCAGGGTCGATGCCGATGCGCAGAAACGAAAATCTGGACAAGAGTCCGAGAAGTGCGCCCACGGGGCAGACCGTGTTGCAGTAGAGACGGCCGCGCCTGGCCGAGAGCCAAATGACAAGGGCCATGGTCGCCAGGGCCACGGCAACGGACAGAGGGGCCACAGGCCCCCAGTGAACGAGATAGAGGGAGTGGACACCCATTGCTTCAAGGAGAATGGCCGCGCCGTTGTTCAGGGCCAGAACCGCGGGCCGGACAATATTCGACAGGATGCGGCCGAAGCCGCTGAAGGGGTCGAGGAGGTTGAGCAGGAAGCCGTTGCCAAAGACA containing:
- a CDS encoding UDP-N-acetylglucosamine 2-epimerase (non-hydrolyzing), with the protein product MAPHRLTIVLGTRPEAVKMAPVIAGFRADPEAFQVRVLSTGQHRDMLGPILASFGIEPDHDLAVMRPGQTLADMTAAMVQAMVEELQAHRPDLLLVQGDTTSVFSATLAAFYARVPVGHVEAGLRSHDLDNPFPEEANRRLVSVLADIHFAPTESAARELRAENIPAEQIVVTGNTVVDALRHMAAQTETLQTDLDAFLADRRMILVTSHRRESWGPGLERICRAVAAILDEHPDTAAVIPVHANPVVRQIVESVLGGNERVLLLPPVPYLEFVGLMHRAELILTDSGGVQEEAPSFGVPVLVLRSVTERPEAVVCGQARLVGTDPGVIARAAEDILSGSESSQAMRRTGNPFGDGRAAERIVLASKRFLRGEGLLLSSSESFAGSCPGED
- a CDS encoding 4Fe-4S dicluster domain-containing protein — its product is MGLHWLKWLRVGVSTLFFTLIALVFLDFRNMIPASVGQGILFLQFAPSLLQFLITAALGATGWVIVVVLTVLLGRVYCSTICPLGTFQDLTGYVARKKEAKKRFEFSRPHNGLRYGILTLTVILFVFGNGFLLNLLDPFSGFGRILSNIVRPAVLALNNGAAILLEAMGVHSLYLVHWGPVAPLSVAVALATMALVIWLSARRGRLYCNTVCPVGALLGLLSRFSFLRIGIDPDSCRGCRACERACKAGCINLETKTVDVGRCVACYNCLAVCRDKALRFEVRWPRRSSGKGLAMERRGFILNSALWVAGVSGFGEQTRKIVQARPTTIPIPMTGPVSPPGSKSVKHFTSTCTACHLCVSACPTRVLAPSLLEYGFFGMMQPRMDFHSGFCNFECTVCLNICPSGAILPLAPTDKKLTQLGVATFIKENCVVHTDKTDCGACSEHCPTKAVRMVPYPNPAEKPLVIPEVKSEYCIGCGACEFACPTKPFKAIYVEAKPIHKLATKPATETIDETIVYDDDFPF